One window from the genome of Hyperolius riggenbachi isolate aHypRig1 chromosome 6, aHypRig1.pri, whole genome shotgun sequence encodes:
- the LOC137522330 gene encoding S-antigen protein-like isoform X1, with amino-acid sequence MSRRRDEVMSRRIEEVMSKGREQVMSRRGDEVMSRRREEVMSRRIEEVMSRRGEKVMSRRGEEVMSRRIEEVIFRGREQVMSRRGDEVMSRRIEKVMSRRREEVMSRRRQEVMSRRGEEVMSRRRQEVMSRRREEVMSRRRELVISRRGEKVMSRRGEEVMSRRRQDVMSRRGEEGMSRRGEEVMSRRGEKVMSRKEEEVMSRRRAEVMSRRGEEVMSRRIEEVMSRREEVMSRRGEEVMSRRGEEVMSRRGEEAMSRRRQEVMSRRRDEVMSRRGEEVMSRRGEEVMSRRRQEVMSRRGEEVMSRRREEVMSRRREEVMSRSRAEVMSRSRAEVMSRRREEVMSRRRQEVMSRRREEVMSRRREEVMSRRRQEVMSRRREEVMSRGRQEVMSRRGEEVMSRRRQEVMSRRREEVMSRRREEVMSRRGEEVMSRRRKEVMSRRGEEVMSRVAKTPGALGEGLTADSHIRAVLGRQPWHLWPLSSSG; translated from the exons ATGTCCAGGAGGAGAGATGAGGTCATGtctaggaggatagaggaggtcatgTCCAAGGGGAGAGAGCAGGTCATGTCCAGGAGGGGAGATGAGGTCATGtccaggaggagagaggaggtcatgtccaggaggatagaggaggtcatgTCCAGGAGGGGAGAGAAGGTCATGtccaggaggggagaggaggtcatgtctaggaggatagaggaggtcattTTCAGGGGGAGAGAGCAGGTCATGTCCAGGAGGGGAGATGAGGTCATGTCTAGGAGGATAGAGAAGGTCATGtccaggaggagagaggaggtcatgtccaggaggagacaggag GTCATGtccaggaggggagaggaggtcatgtccaggaggagacaggaggtcATGtccaggaggagagaggaggtcaTGTCCAGGAGGAGAGAGCTGGTCATTTCCAGGAGGGGAGAGAAGGTCATGtccaggaggggagaggaggtcaTGTCCAGGAGGAGACAGGATGTCATGtccaggaggggagaggagggcatGTCCAGAAGGGGAGAGGAGGTCATGTCCAGGAGGGGAGAGAAGGTCATGTccaggaaggaagaggaggtCATGTCCAGGAGGAGAGCGGAGGTCATGtccaggaggggagaggaggtcatgtctaggaggatagaggaggtcatgTCCAGGAGAGAGGAGGTCATGTCCAGAAGGGGAGAGGAGGTCATGtccaggaggggagaggaggttatgtccaggaggggagaggaggccatgtccaggaggagacaggaggtcATGTCCAGGAGGAGAGATGAGGTCATGtccaggaggggagaggaggtcatgtccaggaggggagaggaggtcatgtccaggaggagacaggaggtcATGtccaggaggggagaggaggtcatgtccaggaggagagaggaggtcatgtccaggaggagagaggaggtcaTGTCTAGGAGTAGAGCGGAGGTCATGTCTAGGAGTAGAGCGGAGGTCATGtccaggaggagagaggaggtcatgtccaggaggagacaggaggtcATGtccaggaggagagaggaggtcatgtccaggaggagagaggaggtcatgtccaggaggagacaggaggtcATGtccaggaggagagaggaggtcaTGTCCAGGGGGAGACAGGAGGTCATGtccaggaggggagaggaggtcatgtccaggaggagacaggaggtcATGtccaggaggagagaggaggtcatgtccaggaggagagaggaggtcatgtccaggaggggagaggaggtcaTGTCCAGGAGGAGAAAGGAGGTCATGtccaggaggggagaggaggttaTGTCCAGGGTAGCTAAGACTCCGGGTGCCCTGGGAGAGGGACTTACTGCCGACAGTCATATAAGAGCAGTATTGGGAAGGCAGCCCTGGCATCTCTGGCCTCTGTCCTCATCCGGGTGA
- the LOC137522330 gene encoding S-antigen protein-like isoform X2, with product MSRRRDEVMSRRIEEVMSKGREQVMSRRGDEVMSRRREEVMSRRIEEVMSRRGEKVMSRRGEEVMSRRIEEVIFRGREQVMSRRGDEVMSRRGEEVMSRRRQEVMSRRREEVMSRRRELVISRRGEKVMSRRGEEVMSRRRQDVMSRRGEEGMSRRGEEVMSRRGEKVMSRKEEEVMSRRRAEVMSRRGEEVMSRRIEEVMSRREEVMSRRGEEVMSRRGEEVMSRRGEEAMSRRRQEVMSRRRDEVMSRRGEEVMSRRGEEVMSRRRQEVMSRRGEEVMSRRREEVMSRRREEVMSRSRAEVMSRSRAEVMSRRREEVMSRRRQEVMSRRREEVMSRRREEVMSRRRQEVMSRRREEVMSRGRQEVMSRRGEEVMSRRRQEVMSRRREEVMSRRREEVMSRRGEEVMSRRRKEVMSRRGEEVMSRVAKTPGALGEGLTADSHIRAVLGRQPWHLWPLSSSG from the exons ATGTCCAGGAGGAGAGATGAGGTCATGtctaggaggatagaggaggtcatgTCCAAGGGGAGAGAGCAGGTCATGTCCAGGAGGGGAGATGAGGTCATGtccaggaggagagaggaggtcatgtccaggaggatagaggaggtcatgTCCAGGAGGGGAGAGAAGGTCATGtccaggaggggagaggaggtcatgtctaggaggatagaggaggtcattTTCAGGGGGAGAGAGCAGGTCATGTCCAGGAGGGGAGATGAG GTCATGtccaggaggggagaggaggtcatgtccaggaggagacaggaggtcATGtccaggaggagagaggaggtcaTGTCCAGGAGGAGAGAGCTGGTCATTTCCAGGAGGGGAGAGAAGGTCATGtccaggaggggagaggaggtcaTGTCCAGGAGGAGACAGGATGTCATGtccaggaggggagaggagggcatGTCCAGAAGGGGAGAGGAGGTCATGTCCAGGAGGGGAGAGAAGGTCATGTccaggaaggaagaggaggtCATGTCCAGGAGGAGAGCGGAGGTCATGtccaggaggggagaggaggtcatgtctaggaggatagaggaggtcatgTCCAGGAGAGAGGAGGTCATGTCCAGAAGGGGAGAGGAGGTCATGtccaggaggggagaggaggttatgtccaggaggggagaggaggccatgtccaggaggagacaggaggtcATGTCCAGGAGGAGAGATGAGGTCATGtccaggaggggagaggaggtcatgtccaggaggggagaggaggtcatgtccaggaggagacaggaggtcATGtccaggaggggagaggaggtcatgtccaggaggagagaggaggtcatgtccaggaggagagaggaggtcaTGTCTAGGAGTAGAGCGGAGGTCATGTCTAGGAGTAGAGCGGAGGTCATGtccaggaggagagaggaggtcatgtccaggaggagacaggaggtcATGtccaggaggagagaggaggtcatgtccaggaggagagaggaggtcatgtccaggaggagacaggaggtcATGtccaggaggagagaggaggtcaTGTCCAGGGGGAGACAGGAGGTCATGtccaggaggggagaggaggtcatgtccaggaggagacaggaggtcATGtccaggaggagagaggaggtcatgtccaggaggagagaggaggtcatgtccaggaggggagaggaggtcaTGTCCAGGAGGAGAAAGGAGGTCATGtccaggaggggagaggaggttaTGTCCAGGGTAGCTAAGACTCCGGGTGCCCTGGGAGAGGGACTTACTGCCGACAGTCATATAAGAGCAGTATTGGGAAGGCAGCCCTGGCATCTCTGGCCTCTGTCCTCATCCGGGTGA